The stretch of DNA CCAGCAGAGCATTTCGGTGTCAGGCCCACCCGGGGCCTCAATACAGGAGTGGACATGAAGCTGATCGCGGTGCCCATACTGGCGGTTGCTCTGCTCGCAGGCTGTTCTGCGGAGCGAACGACCCCTGCGGCTCCGGCTTCGACCGTGACGGTAACGGCCGCGGCCCCCTCGGCTTTTGTGGCTGCACCGACGCCCGCCGCGCCAGTGACCGTCACCATGACGACCACGCCTCCAGCACCGGCATCTGAGGTGGCCGGGCCGTGCACCGACGACGACCTCGAGGTCACCAACGGGACGCTGGAGTCAGCCAACACCCAGAAGCACGTGATCCTGTCGTTCAAGAACACGTCGTCGCATTCCTGCACGCTTGTCGGCTATCCCGGCGCAGACCTGGTCACGCCGGCCGGCGGTGTGCTGATCAACGTGCCTCGGCGTCCGGCCAATGCCGCACCACACCTGACGCTGGACCCCGGCGAGGTCGCCACCGCAGACGTCACGGCGTATGCGATCGACACCGCGACCGGAAACGCGTGCCCTCGCTGGGGCAACCTGGTGGTCACTCCGCCTAACGGCTTCGTCTCGCATCCGATGAGCGTCGACATGCCGATCTGCACCGCGAGCATCAGCTCGGTGGGCTAGTTCGATATCCGTTGCGCGACAGCGCCATACCGCTCGAAGCGGTCTTGATCGCCGAGCGCGTTGTACAAGACGATGCGGGTGGCGACGCCGTCGTACTTGTCGGTCAGGGCATTAGCTAAGCCGTCCCACGTCGATTCGGTCGCGAACGTAGCGATGTGGTCGTCGGTGATCTGCTCTGCCATGCCCTTGTAGTCGCCGGCCTTCTGCTTCTCCCGTATACGCGCGGTCGTTCCCTCGAACCCGGCCTCGTCCCAGATGAAGGCGTAGTTCGGGGTGCTTCCGTAGAAGCTCATGCTTGCGCGCACCAGCTCGCGCTCGTTGTGGCGTTCCTCGTCGGTGTCGCCGACGATCGTCATGACCGGAACGATCACCGCGATGTCTTCCGTCGAGCGTCCCGACTTGGCTGCTCCCGCAGCCACATTGGGCACCACGTGCCGCGCCAGGTATCCCGGCTCGCCGAGCGGATGCACATGCACGCCGTCGGCCACTTCACCAGCCATCCGCAGCATCCACGGATTCACCGCTGCGACATCCACTTTCGGGTCTGGCGCGTCGATAGGGCCGGCGCTCCACTGCGGCGTGATGAAGTCGAGGTTGTAGAACTCGCCGTGGTAATCCAGCTTGCCTGTGCGAAACGCTGCGAAGCACGCCTTCACCGCTTGCACGTAATCCCGAAGCCGGGGGCCGGGCTTTTCGAAGTCCACGCCGTAGCGCCGCACGACATGGGTGCGCACCTGTGTGCCAAGGCCGAGCCGGAAATTTCCGCTCGTCGCTTCTTGCAGTTCCCACGCCGTCGCCGCCGAGACGAACGGACTGCGCGGAAACGCCACTGCGACGCCGGTGGACAGCTGCAGTCCGGGCGCCGCCTGGGATGCGACGGCCGCATCCAGATACGCGGTGCGACCCGTTTCGGTGAACAACAGCCCGTCGAACCCAGCGGCCTGCGTCCGCCGCGCCAAATCGCCGATCTTGCCCAACGGTTGCGGGACCGTCATCACATCGACGCGCACGGTCGAACAGTATGCCTGCGAGTGAGCGCCGTTTGCTGCTTTTTCCGCCCAGGAGCGGCGACGACGCACAATTGTGCTTTTTTGTGGCGTGTCATTGAATGCTGACGCGCTTGCCGGTGAGCCACGCGAAGAACTCGTCGGCCGAAAACACCGGCTTGCCGTACTCCTGCGCCTTGCGGGCCTTGCCCGACTGGGTGCCGGCTTCCGCGGTCACCAGCACCTCGCACCACGTCTTCGTCACGGACTTCACCGGCGCCAGGCCGACCCCCGACGCCAGCCGCTCCATTTCATCGCGCTCAACGATCCGCCCGCGCGAGTCCTGCGCCGTCCCCGTGAAGCAGATCCGC from Mycobacterium sp. JS623 encodes:
- a CDS encoding DUF4232 domain-containing protein gives rise to the protein MKLIAVPILAVALLAGCSAERTTPAAPASTVTVTAAAPSAFVAAPTPAAPVTVTMTTTPPAPASEVAGPCTDDDLEVTNGTLESANTQKHVILSFKNTSSHSCTLVGYPGADLVTPAGGVLINVPRRPANAAPHLTLDPGEVATADVTAYAIDTATGNACPRWGNLVVTPPNGFVSHPMSVDMPICTASISSVG
- a CDS encoding TIGR03617 family F420-dependent LLM class oxidoreductase, with product MRVDVMTVPQPLGKIGDLARRTQAAGFDGLLFTETGRTAYLDAAVASQAAPGLQLSTGVAVAFPRSPFVSAATAWELQEATSGNFRLGLGTQVRTHVVRRYGVDFEKPGPRLRDYVQAVKACFAAFRTGKLDYHGEFYNLDFITPQWSAGPIDAPDPKVDVAAVNPWMLRMAGEVADGVHVHPLGEPGYLARHVVPNVAAGAAKSGRSTEDIAVIVPVMTIVGDTDEERHNERELVRASMSFYGSTPNYAFIWDEAGFEGTTARIREKQKAGDYKGMAEQITDDHIATFATESTWDGLANALTDKYDGVATRIVLYNALGDQDRFERYGAVAQRISN